In Bacteroidales bacterium, the genomic window CCCGGCTTGGGTCATTACATCGCAGTGCTCACAAAAGAGGAAATAGAATAACATGTGTATTGCTGGAGCAAAAAAATTTTGTCCAATGAGCGATTTTATGTATATTGGCCTTCATAATTATTTAGCTCTGTTCATTACACAGACATTGTATCATTGTAAATCTAATAACTTTAATCATTATGAAAATATTCAGAAACACACTGTTGGTATTGGCTTTAACTTTTATTATTCACGCCTCCCCATTGGCACAATCTTCCCAGGATCATTCGGAATTGTTAGGAAGATGGGATCTTACCATAACCATCGAAGATGAGGAAAAAGAGGAACTCGGTCTTTTTCGGCATGGTTTGATGGCTGATGAGGGATTTCCGGGATGGCTTGAAGTGAAAAAGTCCGGATTCTCCACCCTTGTCGGTTACTATGTAGGATATGAAGGAAGCGCCCGTCCGATATCAGAGATTCACTATTCCGAGGAGGAGGATAAATATCATTTTACCATTCCACCGCAGTGGATGGATATTGATGATATCTATTTTGAATTCACGCTGGAGGATGATAAGTTGACCGGATACCAGGTACTTGACGGTCATAAACTTCACTGGACCGGCGTCCGGCAACCGGACCTCTCCAGAGAGGAACCCCCGGTATGGGGAAACCCTAAAAACCTGCTGGATAAGAACCTGTCACGATGGATCATCC contains:
- a CDS encoding DUF1080 domain-containing protein; translation: MKIFRNTLLVLALTFIIHASPLAQSSQDHSELLGRWDLTITIEDEEKEELGLFRHGLMADEGFPGWLEVKKSGFSTLVGYYVGYEGSARPISEIHYSEEEDKYHFTIPPQWMDIDDIYFEFTLEDDKLTGYQVLDGHKLHWTGVRQPDLSREEPPVWGNPKNLLDKNLSRWIIPENNEFRMEDGVLVNKEAGGNLVTKEKFDDFKLSVEFRYPEGSNSGIYLRGRHEVQIQDHYGEDVDEVSIGGIYGFIEPAVNAAKKPGEWQTYEITLVGRHVTIVHNGIEVISNRPIPGITGGSLDSNEGKPGPIMLQGDHGPVEFRKVVITPAVN